From one Leptospira stimsonii genomic stretch:
- a CDS encoding AAA family ATPase produces the protein MKIEGYDLKERMNSDSSTEVYKAVRTKDGAQVVVKYIPILDELHPAVVNLRNEFEILNYLASEKMIHAFAMEKIPEGFILVLEFVPGGTLKHFSGKKPVNLKDFFKIAIDLTERLGEIHNKKVIHKDLKPDNIIFNPEGSVLRIVDFGISTRLSKEETSWSNPNRLEGSIHYVSPEQTGRMNRSVDYRSDFYSLGITFYELITGKLPFESEDLLELVHFHLAKSPVDPRKLRIEIPEALSQIVLKLLSKTAEDRYQTSEGLKADLETVQQKWLEVGDVPAFALGSKDYSQEFKIPQKLYGREEYIQSLLGEFKRVTDTGRTSVVLIAGYSGVGKSSLVKEINKPLTESKGYFVSGKFDQYNRNVPFSAIIQVFSNLIEQILTESPERIEDWKNKIKDTLGSNGKVITDVLPELEFIIGPQTAVTELGAQENANRFYLVFQNFIKIFANQEHPLAIFLDDLQWADASSLELVKNLIEDVSVNYLFLMLAYRDNEVDSTHPFSTLVSGLEKEGFRLDKILLKPLSLQNVNELLADSLRSSAEETMNFAEIVYSKTRGNPFFINELLKQLSKEEIISYKKGDSTFSGKWIWNLEKIKNTDISDNVVELLVRRIKKLSPRTQETLKLASCIGSNFDLGVQSKILGATLKETAAAIMETMEEELIVPYGDNYRLVDSMEEVEENKEKNFQIAKTILFRFQHDRVQQASYELLSEDQKQSTRLKIGRILLENLNEKALEDSIFDVVNHLNTGSSLITENEEKRRLLKLNIQAAQKAKLSAAYKPAKLYSEKARELLFSLPEAEKGDKELWSKEYEIAYSVHKELAEVLYLNGNFEESQEMIQTILKQAKTPVEQAEAYNLLMIEYSAQGKFDLAMPTVIKALKPLGIEIPTSNFDKVVDKEIEEVRKNLKNRSVTSLLDEPLMTDANHIWAVNLLISAIPMAYNKEPALFPVICLKMANLLLKYGNLSDSYGYSCYGMVLVGKLSDYKAAYDFCELAVKLSEKYMNSGGYTKAANILANYSSSFVKHLKFSEEVNIKCVQAALDSGEFLHGSYAAMNDASNVLFQGKNLEILKPKINQLLKFVRKVKNNLAIDTILGTTLILYNLRGETGGHLDFSSNEYQEKEYIDLCNDHQSLAPICTFKVMKIRSLLMYGEYQLALQEAEEANGMILYLGGQYGPWEHNFLYSLALAANYKKVTPDKKKEYLKKIRENQKQLLALADSCPENFYHKHLLVEAELARLEYKNWKAARTYEAAIREARKNEFPNDEALACEMAATFWLSKGSIKIAGEFINEAFHRYGLWGANLKQSMLKSKYPEFIRERGTGTIRTHRTISTTTAAATEVYSGQTLDLQSVLKSSTAISGEIKLENLLDKLMKIVIENAGAQRGVLILKKEGRLYVEAEGSITKDDVDVLTGIPLGNSKNLPISLIYYVERTKENLVLRNANQDEKFNKDEYIKNSKTKSVLCTPVIKQGEISGILYLENNLSEGAFTSDRLQIMNILSSQAAISIDNALLYSNMEEKVRERTRELAQANADLGLKNQHITDSITYSLNIQQAILPSETLLAKNLKEQFVLFRPKDIVSGDFYWFSKKEGSIFLAAVDCTGHGVPGALMSMIGNTLLNQIVNEAGIKDPGKVLEHLNKNVRQALKQDSLDTNSVDGMDICFCRIETDKVYFAGAKRPLYFSRDGKIEEIKGDRHSIGGRQKEDSRTYTTHEVKLDKGKPTMFYLTTDGYMDQPNPQRQRIASKGLIAQLHGVSPLPANEQKERLAAFLDGHQAGESQRDDITLIGFRI, from the coding sequence GCGAAATACATAATAAAAAGGTAATACACAAGGATTTAAAACCGGACAATATCATCTTCAATCCGGAGGGAAGCGTTTTAAGAATCGTGGACTTCGGGATTTCCACCCGTCTTTCCAAAGAAGAAACTTCCTGGTCCAATCCGAATCGACTCGAAGGGAGCATCCACTACGTGTCCCCCGAACAAACGGGAAGAATGAATCGTTCCGTCGATTACAGAAGCGATTTTTATTCCTTGGGAATCACGTTCTACGAACTCATCACCGGGAAACTTCCGTTCGAAAGCGAAGATCTTTTGGAACTCGTCCACTTTCATCTCGCGAAATCCCCCGTCGATCCTCGCAAACTCAGAATTGAAATCCCGGAAGCCCTTTCTCAAATCGTTCTAAAATTGCTTTCGAAAACCGCTGAGGATCGCTACCAGACTTCGGAAGGTTTGAAGGCGGATTTAGAAACCGTTCAGCAAAAATGGCTCGAAGTAGGAGACGTTCCCGCTTTCGCGTTAGGCTCCAAGGATTATTCGCAAGAATTTAAGATTCCGCAAAAGTTATACGGAAGAGAAGAATACATACAGTCGTTGTTAGGCGAATTCAAGAGAGTAACCGATACGGGAAGAACGAGCGTAGTATTGATCGCAGGTTATTCCGGAGTCGGAAAATCTTCTCTCGTCAAGGAAATCAACAAACCGCTCACCGAATCGAAGGGATATTTTGTTTCCGGTAAATTCGATCAATACAATCGGAACGTTCCTTTCAGCGCGATCATTCAGGTTTTTTCCAATCTGATCGAACAAATCCTAACAGAATCCCCCGAACGAATCGAAGACTGGAAAAATAAAATCAAAGATACGTTAGGAAGCAACGGAAAAGTAATCACAGACGTATTACCCGAACTTGAATTTATCATCGGCCCTCAAACCGCAGTTACCGAACTCGGTGCGCAGGAAAACGCCAACCGTTTTTATTTGGTATTTCAGAACTTCATCAAAATATTCGCAAACCAGGAACATCCTTTAGCGATCTTTCTCGACGACTTACAATGGGCGGACGCATCTTCACTGGAGTTGGTAAAAAATTTAATAGAAGACGTTTCCGTAAATTATCTTTTCTTAATGTTGGCGTATAGGGACAACGAAGTGGATTCCACACATCCGTTCTCCACTCTCGTCTCGGGTTTGGAAAAAGAAGGTTTCCGATTAGACAAAATTCTTCTCAAACCCTTGAGTCTACAGAACGTAAACGAACTTTTGGCGGACAGCCTTCGAAGTTCCGCGGAAGAGACGATGAATTTCGCCGAAATCGTTTATTCGAAGACGAGAGGAAATCCCTTCTTCATCAACGAACTTCTAAAACAATTATCCAAAGAAGAAATCATCTCCTACAAAAAAGGAGATTCAACTTTTTCAGGGAAGTGGATTTGGAATCTCGAAAAAATAAAAAACACAGACATTTCGGATAACGTTGTAGAACTTTTAGTTAGAAGAATTAAAAAACTTTCCCCTCGCACCCAAGAAACTTTAAAATTAGCGTCTTGTATCGGTAGCAACTTCGATTTAGGAGTCCAGTCCAAAATTCTGGGCGCCACTTTAAAAGAGACCGCGGCGGCCATCATGGAAACGATGGAAGAAGAACTAATCGTTCCTTACGGAGACAATTATCGATTAGTGGATTCCATGGAGGAAGTCGAAGAAAACAAAGAGAAGAACTTTCAGATCGCGAAGACGATTCTATTTCGATTTCAACACGACAGAGTGCAACAGGCAAGTTACGAATTATTAAGCGAAGATCAAAAACAATCCACTCGACTCAAGATAGGAAGAATTCTTTTAGAAAACTTGAATGAGAAAGCGTTAGAGGATTCGATTTTCGACGTTGTGAATCATTTAAACACCGGCTCTTCTTTGATTACGGAAAACGAAGAAAAAAGAAGATTACTGAAATTGAATATTCAAGCCGCGCAGAAAGCGAAATTATCCGCCGCCTATAAACCCGCAAAACTGTATTCCGAAAAAGCGAGAGAGCTTCTTTTCTCGCTTCCGGAAGCGGAAAAAGGAGACAAGGAACTTTGGTCCAAGGAATACGAGATCGCCTACTCCGTTCACAAAGAACTGGCTGAAGTCTTGTATCTGAACGGAAATTTCGAAGAATCGCAGGAGATGATTCAAACCATCTTAAAACAGGCGAAAACTCCCGTGGAACAGGCCGAAGCCTATAACTTATTGATGATAGAATATTCCGCCCAAGGAAAATTCGATCTCGCGATGCCGACGGTGATCAAAGCTCTGAAACCGCTGGGAATTGAAATCCCAACTTCGAACTTCGACAAGGTCGTGGACAAGGAAATCGAGGAAGTCAGAAAAAATTTAAAGAACCGAAGCGTTACATCACTGTTAGACGAACCGTTGATGACCGATGCGAACCATATTTGGGCGGTGAATCTTTTGATCAGCGCGATCCCGATGGCTTATAATAAAGAACCTGCCCTATTCCCTGTCATCTGCTTAAAAATGGCGAACCTTCTTTTGAAGTATGGAAACCTTTCCGATTCTTACGGTTATTCCTGTTATGGAATGGTCCTCGTAGGAAAATTATCCGATTACAAAGCCGCATATGACTTCTGTGAATTGGCCGTAAAACTCAGCGAAAAATATATGAACTCCGGCGGCTATACGAAGGCCGCTAATATTCTTGCAAACTATTCTTCTTCCTTTGTGAAACATCTTAAATTCTCCGAGGAAGTGAATATAAAATGTGTTCAGGCCGCATTAGACTCGGGGGAGTTCCTTCACGGAAGTTACGCCGCGATGAACGATGCGTCTAATGTTCTTTTTCAAGGAAAGAATTTAGAAATTCTAAAACCGAAAATCAACCAGCTCCTGAAATTCGTAAGAAAAGTAAAAAACAACCTCGCTATCGATACGATCCTGGGAACAACTTTGATTCTTTACAATTTAAGAGGGGAAACGGGCGGGCACCTCGACTTCTCATCGAACGAATATCAGGAAAAGGAATATATCGATCTTTGCAACGATCACCAGAGTTTGGCCCCTATCTGTACGTTCAAAGTGATGAAGATACGATCGTTGCTCATGTATGGAGAATACCAGCTGGCTCTTCAAGAAGCGGAGGAAGCCAACGGAATGATCTTATACCTTGGTGGGCAATATGGACCTTGGGAGCATAATTTTTTGTATTCCCTCGCACTTGCCGCGAATTATAAAAAAGTCACACCCGATAAGAAAAAAGAATATCTCAAAAAAATTCGCGAGAACCAAAAACAACTCTTGGCATTGGCGGATAGTTGTCCTGAGAACTTCTACCACAAACACTTGTTAGTCGAAGCAGAACTCGCAAGACTGGAATACAAAAACTGGAAAGCCGCAAGAACATACGAAGCGGCGATTCGAGAAGCGAGAAAAAACGAATTTCCAAACGACGAAGCGCTCGCGTGCGAAATGGCGGCGACCTTCTGGCTTTCGAAAGGAAGTATCAAGATCGCAGGGGAATTTATCAACGAAGCGTTTCATCGTTACGGACTCTGGGGCGCGAATCTAAAACAGAGTATGCTCAAGTCCAAGTATCCCGAATTCATTCGCGAACGAGGAACGGGAACGATTCGAACCCACAGAACGATTTCAACCACGACTGCTGCGGCGACCGAAGTTTATTCCGGTCAAACCTTGGATCTTCAATCCGTATTAAAAAGTTCTACTGCGATTTCCGGGGAGATCAAACTGGAAAATCTCCTCGATAAACTGATGAAGATCGTTATCGAAAACGCGGGAGCTCAGAGAGGAGTTCTCATTCTTAAAAAAGAAGGAAGGCTTTACGTCGAAGCGGAGGGATCGATTACAAAAGACGATGTAGACGTTCTCACCGGAATTCCTCTCGGCAACAGCAAGAATCTTCCGATCTCTTTGATCTACTACGTGGAACGTACGAAGGAAAACTTGGTTCTCAGAAACGCAAACCAAGACGAGAAGTTCAACAAAGACGAGTATATTAAGAATTCTAAAACTAAGTCGGTTCTTTGTACTCCGGTGATAAAACAAGGCGAGATTTCGGGAATTCTCTATCTCGAAAACAATCTTTCGGAAGGAGCGTTCACATCGGACCGACTTCAGATCATGAACATTCTTTCCTCTCAAGCGGCGATTTCCATCGATAACGCTTTACTCTATTCTAATATGGAAGAGAAAGTAAGGGAAAGAACGAGAGAGTTGGCTCAAGCAAACGCGGACCTCGGATTAAAGAATCAACACATCACTGACAGTATCACATATTCATTGAATATTCAACAGGCGATTCTTCCTTCCGAAACTCTTCTTGCAAAAAATCTAAAGGAACAATTCGTCCTCTTCAGACCGAAGGATATCGTCTCGGGAGACTTCTACTGGTTCAGTAAAAAAGAAGGATCTATTTTCCTAGCCGCAGTCGATTGTACTGGACACGGGGTCCCAGGTGCTTTAATGTCAATGATCGGAAATACATTGCTCAATCAAATCGTAAACGAAGCAGGTATCAAAGATCCGGGGAAGGTTTTGGAACATTTAAATAAGAATGTGAGACAAGCCTTAAAACAAGATTCTTTAGATACGAACTCGGTGGATGGAATGGACATCTGCTTCTGTAGAATCGAAACGGATAAAGTTTATTTTGCAGGCGCCAAAAGACCTCTCTACTTTTCCAGAGACGGTAAGATAGAAGAGATCAAAGGAGACAGACATTCGATCGGTGGAAGACAAAAAGAAGATTCAAGAACCTATACGACCCACGAAGTAAAACTGGATAAAGGAAAACCAACCATGTTTTATCTTACCACGGACGGATACATGGATCAACCGAATCCTCAAAGACAAAGAATCGCCAGCAAAGGATTGATCGCCCAATTACATGGCGTTTCTCCCCTGCCGGCCAACGAACAAAAAGAAAGACTCGCGGCCTTTTTAGACGGACATCAAGCGGGAGAATCCCAAAGAGATGACATAACTTTGATCGGATTTCGGATCTGA